From the genome of Nitrospinaceae bacterium:
GGATGATTCTCTTCATCAGCGCCATGCTCTACTTCCTGAACTTGGCGATGACGGCCTTCGCTTCGAAAGAGCCGGCCGGGGCGAAACTCGAATTCGCCGAGACCGCGCCCGGCCACGCCGAAGCGCCCGCCGTCATGGACCGCCTGGCGCCCTGGGTCGCCGTCACAGTCGTTCTCATCGTCCTCGCCTACGCGCCGACGATATACCGCCTCGCCACCTCGACGCCATTTAACATTCAAGCCATGAGAGTGTGGTAGCCTCCTTCTCCGACAAAAAATAATTTTTCATTTTCATACCGGGAAAGGCGCTCGTGACCCCCTCCTACATCTGGCTCGCCCTGGTGGCCATGATCTGCTACGCCATTGCCGATTTCGCCTACGGGAGCGCTGCTCGCCGAGGCATCTCGGGGGCTACGATGACAAGCTCGCAGGCCTGTTTCATATTCCCGGCAACGGCTATATGGGCCTGGCTTGAGGGCACCTATGTCTGGACGCCGCCCGCCTTGCTCGGAGCGGTGGCGGGCACTCTCGTTTTCACCGGCTTTTTGACTTTCATGAAGAGTGTGCACCTCGGCGAGGCCAGCATCTCAACTCCCATCTACCGAATCAGCTTCGCCATCACGGCGCTTATCGCAATCATTTTTCTCGGCGAGCCCATGACGCTCCGAAAAGGGGTGGGCTTTCTCCTCGCCGGTGCGGCCATTTTCTTCATCTCAGACTTCCAGCTCGGCGGCGGCCAGCTCCGCGGACGAGGGGCATCTATTCTCTGGGCCATCGCCTCCATGTTCGCTGTCGGGCTCCTCAACATCGTCTACAAGCTCGGGGTCGCGGGGGGCGTCTCGCCAGCCATGTTCCTCCACGCTCAAGCGGTATTCTTCATCTGCATCGCTTTTGGCTACGCATACTTTACCCAGGGCGGTCCGCGCTTCTCGCGTCTTGCCTGGGCGCACTCGGGCACCTCGGGGCTTTCTTTCCTCGTGGGAATTATCGCGATGCTCACGGCTTTTCAGACGGGCGAGGCCAGCGTCGTCACCCCGATCGTACAACTCAGCTTCGTCGTGACCGTCTTGATGGCGACCGTGTGGATGGGCGAGCGCTTCTCGCCCCGCAAGCTAGTCGGCCTCATCTTTGCCGTCTGTACCATCGCCGCCTTCGCGGGCGGGTGATAGGGTAGTACCCAAATAACAGTGCCTATTGAGAGCGATTTCTAGTGTGGAGATGAATCCAATGAACGAGGATTTAAGTACACCCGGGCAGTCGCTCTTTCCCGGCTACACGGAAATCGCCGGAATGTACGAGCGCGAGATCGAGGGGTTGAGCGACCTTGAGTGCGACACGGTGCAGCCCGAGAAAAGCTGGGGGGCATGGTCAATTCGCAAGCAGGTGAGCCACATCGCCTCGGTGCACTACCGCCATTTTCTGGGCAACTGGGGAAAAACGCTTTTTGGAGACACCCCCGCGCGAGATATATCACTCATCGACACGGGCGGAGCGGATCGCTCGCTCGACCCTGCGCGCTTTCACGCGATGCCTGACCTCATTGCCGCCCTGAAAGACGGCACGGCCCTGGTGTGGGAAATCCTCGACGGCGAAACATTAAGAAGCATGCGCGAGAGGGTCCAATCGCGCACCATTAAAATGGACGAACAATTTCCCAGCGGCGACAACCGCATGGCCTACACGGAAAACCTGACCCTGAAGGCCCATCCGGGCACTTACTGGCGGGACGAATCCAACCCCGAGCTTTTTCATTACTCGCTCGAATTCACCTTTCGTCATGTACTGTGGGAAGGCTTTGCGCACCTCAAGACAATTCAGATGCACAAGCAAGCGATGAGACTCCCCTTGAAAATAGACCTTCCCAAAGAGGGTTATCTGAAGTTTCTCACCTGGGAATAAAAAAACCGGATTTTACCTAGTGTCGTAGAGAAGACCACCCTGCTACTCCGCTTCGAGTATCGAGGCCTCGATGTCCTCGATGGCGATGGTGGCCCGCTCCCACTCGTCCATGTCCGCCTTGAGGGCGGCGGTGACCTTTTGGTGCTGCTCTAAAAGCTCGGTGAGGCGCGTCTTGTTTTCCTCATCATACAAACCGGGCTCGGCGAGGCGACACGTGAGTGCATCCTCTTCGGCCTCAAGGGTGCGAATCCGCTTTTCGAGTCCCTCGGATTTTTTCTTGAGACCCTTCGTCTCTTTGTGAAGCCGGCTTCTCACCTCGGCGGCCTGCCGGCGATCCCCGCGGCTTTTGCGGCTCGGCTCGGCAGGATCAGCTTTTTCCTCGATTTTATCTGGGGCCCTTTTAGCGTCTTTCTCACCGCCATTCTTCTTGCTCTTCTTACCGCCATTCTTCTTACTCTTCTCACCGAGCCGCCGCGCGGCGACCCCATCGAGATATTCATCGAGCGAGCCCTCGATCGGACGAATTGTCCCGCCCTCTACAACCCAGTACGAATCACAAACCGCCTCAAGCAGATCCCGGTCATGCGCCACGAGAATGAACGTGCCGGCGTAGACTTCGAGGGCCTCTTCAAGCGCCGCCCGCGCACCCATGTCCAAATGGTTCGTCGGCTCATCGAGGAGCAGCAGGTTCGCGCCGGACATGAACAGCCGCGCCAGCGCAAGACGCGCCCGCTCGCCGCCTGAGAGAACCGACACTTTTTTGAACACCGATTCACCGGAGAATAAAAAACCACCCAACAGGGAGCGGATATCGGTCTTCGTTACAGTGGGCGGCGCCGAATCGCCCGCCGATTCAAGAACGCTGCGGGAGGTTTCCAGTGCATCGAGAACGAACTGTGAGAAATGCCCCACACGCACCCTATCGCCCGGTCTCGCATATCCCTCCTCCGCCTCAATTTCGCCCGAAACAATCCGCAGGAAAGTTGTCTTGCCTGCCCCGTTGGGGCCAATGAGGCCAATTTTCTCTCCACGCGCTAGTTTAAGATCAACACCCGAGAAGACCTGATTTTCCCCATAGCTTTTTCCAAGGCCCTCGACTTTCAACGTTTCCCAGGCCGAGGCCGGTGGGTCGGGCAGTCGTATTATGGGCGCGGCAGCGGGACGGATAATTTTTTCGACGGGCTTTATCTTCTCAAGTTGCTTGACCCGGCTTTGGGCCTGACGGGCCTTTGTCGCCTTGGCGCGAAACCGCCGAATGAAACCCTCTAGTTCCGATATGCGGCGCTCCTGCTGGGCAGCGGCTTTTTCAAGCAGCTCAAAGTGGGCCTCGCGTTGTTCGAGATAGCTGTCAAAATTTCCCGCGTAGCGGGTCAGGCGTCCTCCTTGGAGTTCGGCGATGACTCCAACCACCCGGTTCAGAAAATGGCTGTCATGGGAGATGACGATCAGTGTCCCCGGGTAGCGGGAGAGGAATTTTTCGAGCCAAGCCACCGACTCAATATCCAGATGATTTGTCGGCTCATCAAGCAGTAGCAAATCCGGCTTGGAGAAAAGCAGACGCGCCAGCGCTGCTCTCATTCGCCAGCCACCAGAGAATTCACCTAGCTGCTGATGGATTTCAGCGCTCGAAAAACCAAGACCCATCAGAATCGACGCGGCACGGGCATCTGCCTCGTATCCCCCTATCCGCTCAAGGTTGTGATCGACCTCCCCGAGACGGGCCGATAGTCGCTCCTGCTCGGCCCCATCCACCGCACTTGCCAGGCGATCGTGCAGGTGTTCTTGCTCCTCGCGCAGCTTTTTAAGCTCGACCTCGCCCTCCAGCACCTCTGCCAACACGGTACTATCCGAGGCGGCAAGCTCTTGGCGAAGCACGCCGATGCGGATTCGACCGCGCAAGTCCACCACCCCGCGGTCAACACCCTCGACACCCTCAACAATGCGGAAGATGGTGGTCTTACCTGCACCATTTGGCCCTATGAGGCCGACCTTCTCGCCGGGGTGTATCGCCAAGCTCGCACCATCGAGAACCACCTGCGCCCCAAACTGCTTTTTAACGTCCTCAAGTCTCAACATGGGGGGAGACTATAAATGAAAATGGATGAATGACAACCGAATCTGGATAAAAATAAAGGTGGTTCTAGTATTTATCGGCCCCTCCAGACGCAAGTCTTTTTCTGCCCAAAAAACGGGGAAATCATACTCCTTGACTACAAAACTGAATATGTAGTAGAAAAGCTCTTGCCAATAGTAGAAGATTTAATAATTCTTAACTCTCTGAAATTTAAGAAGATACTTAAAATTCAGAAAGCCTCGGAGGCTTTTGATGAGTCCGGAAGTGCCATATGGCACAGAGTCCCAAACCCGTGATTCCAAAGCCGTTTCGACGGATTTACTGCTAGCGGATATCACCAAGAAGATATTTGATAATTCCCCTCTTCCACGGCTCCTCAGGCGAATCTGCGAGGAGGCCTGCCGCGCGCTCGGAGCCGACCAGGCTATCGCAGTCAAGGTCGATCTTGAGGAATTCACCAGACAAAAAGTTATCCATAGCCATCGGACCCCCCCGGAATTTAAAAATGCAATTGAGAACTCCCAGAATCTTTTCAAGATTTTGGCAGAGCTCTTTCGAAAGGGTCAGCCTGAAATTACCCACGGCCTCGCCATTGTTCCTGACGCTTCTCCGCAGGAGATGGGAAGCCAAACGGTTTGCCTCATCCCGCTCACCATCAACCGGGAGCCATACGGATGGCTAGGGGTGATACATCTCTCCTCGCGTGAGTATTTCCGGGAAGACCTCGCTTTGGCCGAAGCGTTGGGAGAGTTATTTTCCCTAGCAATTCAGAACTCCCTCAAAACCAGTGAGCTTAAAGACAAGCAGGCCCATTCAACGGCCCTATCCGAAATCAACTCTCAAATTGCAAGCGGCCTCGCTCTGCCTACGGTAATGAACACCCTTGTTGAATCTGCCTCTAAAATTCTCGACGCCGAGGCCGGTGTCCGTGTAATAGAGGATGACCGTTTGGTTTTGATCGCCTCGACACCGGCGGCCAAATTCACCATGAAATCGGATCGAATCCGGCTCGACGAATCTATTGAAGGGCGGGCGGCCAACTCCGGCGTATCCATCATCCGTTCAGAAGCCGCCTTCGACCCCAATATCAGCAATGCAGAACGAGATGTGATCGTACCGGGATACACGGGTTCATGGATGATTATTCCGGCCAGATCGGGAGGGAAAATACTCGGCTCCCTCCATATTTTCCGCGAACAGGGCCATGAATTCGATAGCCGCGCCATCGAGTTGGCCAGCAGCCTGGCTGGCTTGGCCGCCATCGCCATAGAATGCGACTCACTGAGGCACAAACACGTTCAATCTGAATCGGTTTACGAAGACATCATTAATAACAGTGATGACGCTTTTCTCATCATGGACAAGGAATTGACGCTGACAGGCTGGAATCAGGGAGCGGAAGAATTATTCGGCCATTCGGGGAAAGATGTTCTAGGCAAAAATATCACTTCAATTTTCCCCGAGAACAGGCGGTATTGTGAAATGGCTCAAACCGTCCTGAACTTAGAGCAACCGGCCAGACTTGAGGATTTATTCCGAAACAAGTTTGGCTTCATCGTTCCGACGGGCGTCAAGTTTATCCCGCTAAAAGATGAGGCAGGAAACACCAAAGCCGTTTCGGCGATTCACAAGGACCTCACCGAGCAGAAGCGAACCGAGTCGGACCTAATACTCAGAGATCGCGCTCTGGACACTACGGCCCACGGCATACTGATTACGGACCCATCCCTGCCTAACGGCCCGATCATTTACGCCAATGAGTCGTTCGAGAGGATCACTGGCTACTTAATCTCGGATGTTTTTGGAAAGAGCCTGCGTTTTCTGATGGGGGATGACACCAATCAAGCGGGCGCCGAGGAAATACTAAAAGCATTCAAGGAAAACCAACCCAGCCAAGCTGTTATCAGAAATTACCGCCAGGATGGTTCAATGTTTTGGAATGAAATCCACGTTCTTCCCTTCCGAGATGAAATCGGGACAATCACGCACCACATCACTGTCATGCGAGATATCACTGAACAGAAAGAGAGTGAAGACAAATTTCAAAAAACAAAAGACGCTGCCGTGTCCGCCTACCGGATAAAGGATGAATTCCTCGCGGGCATCAATCAAGAGCTTCAAATCCCGCTCAACGCCATGGCGGCGCTTGCCGAGACGCTACTCATTCAGCCGGACGAGGAAAACGCTCGCCGCATCGCCAAAACCTTCAAGGACACATCATCGCGACTCTCGCGTATGCTAGAGGATATTATAGATTTCGACCTCATAGAGTCGGGTAAGGTGAACCTCAAGCACAATGATGTCCTTTTGAGCGATCTCATCAAGCTTGCCATTAGTGAAAAGAAGCCGGCGCTTCCCGAGGAGTTGTCATTCCGCACCGAATTCGACTTCAATTTAGACTTAATTTCATGTGATCCGGAGCGGATCCGGCAAGCTCTTGGAAATCTTTTGGATAACGCCGTAAAATACTCCCCAAAAGGCGGGGTAATTACGGTGAGGACTAATTCTCACCCGGGCGAAATCCATATCAGCATTGAGGATGAAGGAATTGGAATAGCTCCCACGCATATCAAGACGATTTTTGAGCGCTACAGTCGAGTCAACAACGAAGCAGATAAGGGAAGAGGCGGATTGGGCATCGGCCTCAACATCTCCCAGAACATCATCGAGATGCACGGCGGGCGCATCCGGGTAAAGAGCGAGGAGGGAAAAGGCAGCACTTTTACCTTCTCCATTCCACAGATTGACGCACACCGCACCTCTCTGGAACGACCCGCAAGCACCACGACAGACACCCTGATGGGCGAAATGCCGTGGGCCTCCCAATCCCCATGGCCGAGTTCCTCCCCTTTTCCCGAAACCGTACACACGGACGATTTAAGCGACTCGGCACCCTGGTCAGGTCGCACAATTCTCGTCGTGGACGACGACACCGTGTTTCACGAGTACATTGAACTATTGATGTCGAGCGCGGCTCGCGTAATTCCTGCCCGAGACGGCAAGCTGGGCATCGAGGTGGCACGTCAGACCTTACCCGATCTCATCTTCATGGACCTCCGGATGCCCGTTCTCGACGGCTTCAGCGCCGTCAGAGCGCTCAAAGAAGACCTCACGACGAGCCACATCCCGGTCATCGCGGTGACGGCACACGGTGTCGAGGAAATCAGGTCCCGCGCGATGAGCGTTGGTGTCTCCGGGATTGTCACCAAGCCTGTGGACACGACCTTGTTGACCGAAGAAGTCCAGCGCCTTTTAGGCCAGACCGCCCGCTGACCCGTCCCCCGAATCGGGGCGAAAAAACATTTCCTCCGGGCTTTTGACCACCCAGCCCAATTTGTTAAGGTGAGTGGCTAGACAGATCGCCTTCGTCCAACAACCAAAGGAACATCATGCCGAGCTTCGACATTGTCTCCAAGACTGAAATGCAGGAAATCGACAACGCACTCAACGGCATCACCCGCGAGATTTCGCAACGCTACGACTTCAAGGGAAGCAAATGCACCATTGAACGAAAGGAAATGCTCATCACCATCAACGCCGACGATGACTTCAAGCTCAAGCAAATACACGACCTCATCGCCACTTACTTCACCCGCCGCGAGGTGGACCCGCGCATCCTTGATCACAAGAATCCCGAGACCGCCTCGGGCGGCACCCTCCGGCAAGAGGCCGTCATCCGCGAGGGTATCGACCAAGAGACTGCAAAATATATCGTCAAGGAAGTAAAGGCTGGGAAGAAAAAAGTTCAGATTGCCATCCAGGGCGACGAACTTCGCGTTTCGGGCAAAAAGCGTGACGACCTTCAAGAGATCATCGATTTGTGCAAGGGCCTAAAAAAGGTGGACTGCCCGCTTCAGTTCGTCAATTTCCGTGATTAGCTCTCAAATGAGGAGGGCTATGCCCTTGAGGCGACACACCGCCCGCGCACTGCTCCTGGCCGCCGCAATTCTTTCATCCGGCTGCACGGCCATCGTAACCGAAGTCGCTCAAAAAGCCTGGGAGGACCGCACCACAGAGACCCAGGTTACCGACGTCAAAATACACACCCGGATACTCCAGTTCCTCACGGACATCGATGGTCAGTTGCCCATCGACGTAAATACCGACGTCTGGCGGAGGCGCATCCTCTTTACCGGCACCATCGATAGCGCCGCGCTCAGCCGCCGCATCGAAAAACACGCGCGGGCCGACACGCGCACC
Proteins encoded in this window:
- a CDS encoding DMT family transporter — translated: MTPSYIWLALVAMICYAIADFAYGSAARRGISGATMTSSQACFIFPATAIWAWLEGTYVWTPPALLGAVAGTLVFTGFLTFMKSVHLGEASISTPIYRISFAITALIAIIFLGEPMTLRKGVGFLLAGAAIFFISDFQLGGGQLRGRGASILWAIASMFAVGLLNIVYKLGVAGGVSPAMFLHAQAVFFICIAFGYAYFTQGGPRFSRLAWAHSGTSGLSFLVGIIAMLTAFQTGEASVVTPIVQLSFVVTVLMATVWMGERFSPRKLVGLIFAVCTIAAFAGG
- a CDS encoding ABC-F family ATP-binding cassette domain-containing protein, encoding MLRLEDVKKQFGAQVVLDGASLAIHPGEKVGLIGPNGAGKTTIFRIVEGVEGVDRGVVDLRGRIRIGVLRQELAASDSTVLAEVLEGEVELKKLREEQEHLHDRLASAVDGAEQERLSARLGEVDHNLERIGGYEADARAASILMGLGFSSAEIHQQLGEFSGGWRMRAALARLLFSKPDLLLLDEPTNHLDIESVAWLEKFLSRYPGTLIVISHDSHFLNRVVGVIAELQGGRLTRYAGNFDSYLEQREAHFELLEKAAAQQERRISELEGFIRRFRAKATKARQAQSRVKQLEKIKPVEKIIRPAAAPIIRLPDPPASAWETLKVEGLGKSYGENQVFSGVDLKLARGEKIGLIGPNGAGKTTFLRIVSGEIEAEEGYARPGDRVRVGHFSQFVLDALETSRSVLESAGDSAPPTVTKTDIRSLLGGFLFSGESVFKKVSVLSGGERARLALARLFMSGANLLLLDEPTNHLDMGARAALEEALEVYAGTFILVAHDRDLLEAVCDSYWVVEGGTIRPIEGSLDEYLDGVAARRLGEKSKKNGGKKSKKNGGEKDAKRAPDKIEEKADPAEPSRKSRGDRRQAAEVRSRLHKETKGLKKKSEGLEKRIRTLEAEEDALTCRLAEPGLYDEENKTRLTELLEQHQKVTAALKADMDEWERATIAIEDIEASILEAE
- a CDS encoding PAS domain S-box protein — encoded protein: MSPEVPYGTESQTRDSKAVSTDLLLADITKKIFDNSPLPRLLRRICEEACRALGADQAIAVKVDLEEFTRQKVIHSHRTPPEFKNAIENSQNLFKILAELFRKGQPEITHGLAIVPDASPQEMGSQTVCLIPLTINREPYGWLGVIHLSSREYFREDLALAEALGELFSLAIQNSLKTSELKDKQAHSTALSEINSQIASGLALPTVMNTLVESASKILDAEAGVRVIEDDRLVLIASTPAAKFTMKSDRIRLDESIEGRAANSGVSIIRSEAAFDPNISNAERDVIVPGYTGSWMIIPARSGGKILGSLHIFREQGHEFDSRAIELASSLAGLAAIAIECDSLRHKHVQSESVYEDIINNSDDAFLIMDKELTLTGWNQGAEELFGHSGKDVLGKNITSIFPENRRYCEMAQTVLNLEQPARLEDLFRNKFGFIVPTGVKFIPLKDEAGNTKAVSAIHKDLTEQKRTESDLILRDRALDTTAHGILITDPSLPNGPIIYANESFERITGYLISDVFGKSLRFLMGDDTNQAGAEEILKAFKENQPSQAVIRNYRQDGSMFWNEIHVLPFRDEIGTITHHITVMRDITEQKESEDKFQKTKDAAVSAYRIKDEFLAGINQELQIPLNAMAALAETLLIQPDEENARRIAKTFKDTSSRLSRMLEDIIDFDLIESGKVNLKHNDVLLSDLIKLAISEKKPALPEELSFRTEFDFNLDLISCDPERIRQALGNLLDNAVKYSPKGGVITVRTNSHPGEIHISIEDEGIGIAPTHIKTIFERYSRVNNEADKGRGGLGIGLNISQNIIEMHGGRIRVKSEEGKGSTFTFSIPQIDAHRTSLERPASTTTDTLMGEMPWASQSPWPSSSPFPETVHTDDLSDSAPWSGRTILVVDDDTVFHEYIELLMSSAARVIPARDGKLGIEVARQTLPDLIFMDLRMPVLDGFSAVRALKEDLTTSHIPVIAVTAHGVEEIRSRAMSVGVSGIVTKPVDTTLLTEEVQRLLGQTAR
- a CDS encoding YajQ family cyclic di-GMP-binding protein codes for the protein MPSFDIVSKTEMQEIDNALNGITREISQRYDFKGSKCTIERKEMLITINADDDFKLKQIHDLIATYFTRREVDPRILDHKNPETASGGTLRQEAVIREGIDQETAKYIVKEVKAGKKKVQIAIQGDELRVSGKKRDDLQEIIDLCKGLKKVDCPLQFVNFRD